The following are encoded together in the Bacillota bacterium genome:
- a CDS encoding Gfo/Idh/MocA family oxidoreductase → MKNDKTHHDLSRREFLRWSGTLAAGLAAAPLMAGVHQEGTRKVRIGVVGGNFGASFYFHEHPNCIVEAVSDLIPERRERLMQVYGCAKSYESLEKLIQDKNVEAVAVFTPAPDHVRHAVACLKAGKHVMCAVPACMSVAEAQELLDSVKRTGLTYMLAETSWYHQSVISARKWFREGKFGSLFYTEAEYHHPGLEVLFWDDKGNRTWRYGFPPMHYPTHCTGYLVGVTGERMTQVSCVGWGDDSPILKDNVYKNPFWNGTAFFTTNRGNAFRIGVYWKAAVGGCERGQWFGDVMSYYDPHPNGTGYIIRRASEQKETDDAGFVRTRPMMEQYEQPQWWKTDMLPEPLRHPSGHDGSHTFLTHEFVDALVNHRRPEIDIYNALALTVPGIIAHQSALQGGKQLRIPQFDPR, encoded by the coding sequence ATGAAAAACGACAAAACCCATCACGACCTCTCCCGACGCGAGTTTCTGCGCTGGAGCGGAACCCTGGCGGCGGGATTAGCCGCCGCACCGCTGATGGCGGGCGTTCATCAGGAAGGAACCAGAAAGGTGCGCATCGGCGTCGTTGGCGGCAACTTCGGAGCGTCGTTCTATTTCCATGAACACCCAAACTGCATTGTGGAAGCCGTCAGCGACCTCATCCCTGAGCGGCGGGAGCGACTGATGCAGGTGTACGGCTGTGCCAAGTCGTACGAGTCGCTGGAAAAACTGATTCAGGACAAGAACGTGGAAGCGGTGGCGGTCTTCACCCCGGCACCCGACCACGTGCGCCATGCGGTCGCGTGCCTGAAGGCGGGCAAGCACGTGATGTGCGCCGTACCTGCCTGTATGAGCGTTGCCGAAGCACAGGAACTGCTGGACAGTGTAAAGCGGACAGGGCTAACCTACATGCTGGCGGAAACCAGCTGGTATCACCAGTCGGTTATCTCTGCCCGCAAGTGGTTCCGCGAGGGCAAGTTCGGCAGTCTCTTCTACACCGAAGCGGAGTACCACCACCCGGGGCTGGAGGTTCTTTTCTGGGACGACAAGGGCAACCGTACCTGGCGCTACGGCTTCCCCCCGATGCACTATCCCACCCACTGCACCGGCTATCTGGTAGGTGTCACGGGTGAGCGAATGACGCAGGTCTCCTGCGTGGGCTGGGGGGACGACTCGCCCATCCTGAAAGATAACGTCTACAAGAACCCCTTCTGGAACGGCACGGCGTTTTTCACCACCAATCGGGGCAACGCCTTCCGTATCGGCGTGTACTGGAAGGCGGCAGTCGGCGGCTGCGAGCGAGGACAGTGGTTCGGAGATGTGATGAGCTACTACGACCCCCATCCAAACGGCACCGGTTACATCATCCGCCGTGCCAGCGAGCAGAAGGAGACAGACGACGCGGGCTTCGTGCGTACCCGACCCATGATGGAGCAGTACGAGCAGCCCCAGTGGTGGAAAACAGACATGCTGCCCGAGCCGCTGCGACATCCCAGCGGGCACGACGGCTCGCACACCTTCCTGACGCACGAGTTCGTGGACGCGCTGGTGAATCACCGTCGCCCGGAGATAGACATTTACAACGCACTTGCGCTGACCGTGCCGGGCATTATCGCCCATCAGAGCGCGCTGCAGGGAGGAAAGCAGCTGCGCATCCCGCAGTTTGACCCGCGATAG
- a CDS encoding nucleotidyltransferase domain-containing protein has translation MKGERRRISQADLEEVIRRIVQTAQPDRIILFGSAARGVLEADSDLDLLVIKGGAFNRNHLLGEIYRRLRGVHVAVDVLLATPEEIEQYARFPFLVIAPALEEGKEVYRAGEVAPD, from the coding sequence ATGAAAGGCGAGCGGCGACGTATATCGCAAGCAGACCTTGAAGAGGTGATTCGCAGGATTGTGCAAACGGCACAACCCGACCGGATTATTCTGTTTGGTTCTGCGGCGCGAGGGGTGTTGGAAGCAGATAGCGATTTAGACTTGCTGGTCATCAAAGGAGGCGCGTTTAACCGTAATCATTTGCTGGGGGAGATATACCGCCGACTTAGAGGCGTTCACGTCGCTGTGGACGTCCTGCTCGCAACACCGGAAGAAATCGAGCAATACGCACGTTTCCCCTTTTTGGTCATTGCCCCTGCATTGGAAGAAGGCAAGGAGGTCTACCGTGCGGGAGAGGTTGCCCCCGACTGA
- a CDS encoding aldehyde dehydrogenase family protein: MQRFGLWLDGRWHETERWIEVRSPYDGALVGLVSAGDAEHVMEAIAAAQRAMQHPLPAYQRAEILARAAHLVEQRREDFARTIALEAGKPIRTARIEVARAVATLTFASIEARTLTGEVVPMSGAAAGAGKFAFTVREPIGVVGAITPFNFPLNLVCHKVAPAIAAGCAVVLKPASATPMTALKLAEVFLEADLPRGWLNVIPGSGGEVGNALVEHPDVPLISFTGSAEVGWGIQAQVPHKKVLLELGNSSPLIVFADADLEAAAQAVATHGFSHAGQSCISVQRVLVQEPVADAFEAKVVEKVSQLVTGDPLDEKTHVGPLITPADRDRVKAWVDEAISSGARLLAGGEVEGTILKPTVLADVTPQMKVFCQEVFGPVVGITRFRTLDEAVELANATEYGLQAGVFTASIHTAFEIVRRLRFGGVLINEAPTYRTDQMPYGGVKASGNTREGPHYAIREMTVEKLVVLNGVSL, translated from the coding sequence ATGCAGCGTTTCGGGTTGTGGCTCGACGGCAGGTGGCACGAGACCGAACGATGGATCGAGGTGCGCTCGCCATACGACGGCGCGCTGGTGGGGCTGGTCTCCGCAGGCGATGCGGAGCATGTGATGGAGGCGATTGCGGCGGCACAGCGGGCGATGCAACACCCCCTGCCAGCGTATCAGCGTGCCGAGATACTGGCGCGGGCGGCACATCTGGTCGAGCAGCGGCGTGAGGATTTCGCGCGCACTATCGCGCTCGAGGCTGGGAAGCCCATCCGAACGGCGCGGATAGAAGTGGCGCGGGCGGTCGCCACGCTGACCTTTGCCTCCATCGAAGCGCGTACGCTGACGGGCGAGGTCGTGCCGATGTCGGGGGCGGCGGCGGGGGCGGGCAAATTCGCCTTCACAGTGCGCGAGCCGATTGGCGTGGTGGGCGCGATTACGCCGTTCAACTTCCCGCTGAACCTGGTGTGCCACAAGGTCGCGCCTGCTATCGCAGCGGGGTGCGCGGTGGTGCTGAAACCGGCAAGCGCGACGCCGATGACCGCACTTAAGCTGGCGGAGGTGTTTCTGGAGGCCGACCTGCCGCGCGGCTGGCTGAACGTGATTCCCGGCTCTGGCGGCGAGGTGGGTAACGCGCTGGTGGAGCATCCGGATGTGCCGCTCATCTCCTTCACGGGCAGCGCGGAGGTGGGATGGGGCATCCAGGCGCAGGTGCCGCACAAGAAGGTGCTGCTGGAACTGGGTAACTCTTCGCCGCTCATTGTGTTTGCCGACGCCGATTTGGAGGCGGCGGCGCAGGCGGTCGCCACACACGGTTTCTCTCACGCCGGACAGAGCTGCATCTCCGTGCAGCGCGTGCTGGTGCAGGAGCCGGTTGCCGATGCCTTTGAAGCAAAGGTTGTGGAGAAAGTGAGCCAGCTGGTGACGGGTGACCCGCTGGACGAGAAGACGCACGTCGGTCCGCTGATTACCCCTGCCGACCGCGACCGCGTGAAGGCGTGGGTGGACGAGGCGATATCGTCGGGAGCGCGACTGTTAGCGGGCGGCGAAGTGGAAGGCACGATTCTCAAGCCCACTGTGCTGGCGGATGTAACGCCGCAGATGAAGGTGTTCTGCCAAGAGGTGTTCGGACCGGTGGTGGGCATCACGCGCTTCCGCACGCTGGACGAGGCGGTCGAGCTGGCAAACGCCACCGAGTATGGTCTGCAGGCAGGGGTGTTCACAGCGTCTATCCATACCGCGTTTGAGATAGTGCGCCGGCTTCGATTTGGCGGTGTATTAATCAACGAGGCGCCCACATACCGCACCGACCAGATGCCCTACGGCGGCGTAAAAGCCAGCGGCAACACCCGCGAAGGACCACACTACGCCATCCGCGAGATGACGGTAGAGAAGCTGGTGGTTCTGAACGGCGTGAGTCTGTAG
- a CDS encoding calcium/sodium antiporter: MGHFWLIVVGLALLLLGGEWLVRGASRLAVALGVPRLIIGLTLVAFGTSAPELAVSVLASYRGQANISVGNVVGSNIVNVLLILGLSALAAPLSVSSRLIRTEVPIMIAVALLFYLLGQDGALTRGDGLLLAALLGVYLLWMARVARKDAPDFIPSDGSDTVRGAWFYVKCAGLVIGGLVGLAVGSDWLIRGAVALARALGASDLVIGLTLVAVGTSLPEMATSIIASVRGEREISVGNVVGSNIFNILSVLGISALVAPAGLVVASAVIRFDALVMIAVSLACFPVFFSDFQIKRWEGGLFVSYYVFYVVYLILHASNHHILDEYAFAMRWFVLPFAVLTLVTVLILAWHKQVWLTRQAAQKGR, encoded by the coding sequence GTGGGGCATTTCTGGTTAATCGTCGTTGGATTAGCACTGTTGCTTTTAGGCGGAGAGTGGCTGGTGCGCGGGGCGTCGCGCCTGGCAGTGGCGCTCGGTGTACCGAGACTGATTATCGGTTTGACGCTGGTGGCTTTTGGCACGAGTGCGCCGGAACTGGCAGTGTCAGTGCTTGCCAGTTACCGCGGACAGGCGAACATCTCGGTCGGGAACGTCGTCGGCAGTAACATTGTGAATGTGCTGCTCATCTTGGGGCTTTCCGCGCTGGCTGCTCCGCTTTCGGTGAGTAGCCGTCTTATCCGCACGGAAGTGCCCATCATGATTGCGGTGGCTCTGCTGTTCTATCTGCTGGGGCAAGATGGTGCGTTGACGCGCGGAGATGGCTTGTTGCTGGCGGCTCTGCTCGGTGTGTATCTCTTGTGGATGGCCCGTGTGGCCCGCAAAGATGCTCCCGACTTTATTCCATCGGACGGCTCCGACACGGTGCGCGGCGCATGGTTCTACGTGAAATGCGCCGGGTTAGTGATTGGGGGACTGGTGGGGCTGGCTGTTGGCTCGGACTGGTTGATTCGGGGGGCGGTTGCTCTGGCGCGCGCGCTGGGGGCAAGCGACCTGGTGATTGGGTTGACGCTGGTCGCGGTTGGCACCTCGTTGCCGGAGATGGCTACCTCGATTATTGCCAGTGTTCGGGGCGAGCGGGAAATCAGCGTGGGCAACGTCGTCGGCAGCAATATCTTCAATATCCTTTCGGTGCTGGGTATCAGTGCCCTGGTTGCGCCCGCGGGATTAGTCGTGGCTTCTGCGGTTATCCGCTTTGACGCGCTGGTGATGATTGCGGTCTCGCTGGCGTGTTTTCCGGTCTTCTTCAGCGACTTTCAGATTAAACGATGGGAGGGCGGTCTGTTCGTATCGTATTATGTGTTCTATGTGGTGTATCTGATACTGCACGCCAGCAATCACCACATCCTGGACGAGTACGCCTTTGCCATGCGCTGGTTTGTGCTGCCTTTTGCGGTGCTGACGCTGGTCACCGTGCTGATACTGGCGTGGCATAAGCAGGTCTGGTTGACCAGACAAGCGGCGCAGAAAGGGAGGTGA
- a CDS encoding metal ABC transporter permease, with product MSDWLETWQSPMVQDALRVGIVLAIVASYLGIYVVLKRIVFVGAALAQVSAAGVALAFLVGWNPLLSATLFALAGSLFFAQSWSERRISREAVIGAVFLTFSALTVLLASKGAHGMEEVQHLLAGDILAVAPEEVWRIWILGVLVLVAFLLLRKEFLLVAFDAETAQALGYRTRWWEFAFYLMLGGLIGAVIHLVGLVLIFGYLVLPAMGALMLCRHVASAAVVAIVNALLATVAGLLISVVFDLPTTATILALMSAIAALEGLASAAFSHSAR from the coding sequence ATGAGTGATTGGCTGGAAACGTGGCAGTCGCCGATGGTGCAGGACGCCCTTCGCGTGGGTATCGTCTTGGCGATAGTTGCCAGCTATCTCGGTATATACGTCGTGCTGAAGCGGATTGTGTTTGTTGGTGCTGCGCTGGCGCAGGTGAGCGCGGCGGGAGTGGCTCTGGCATTTCTGGTGGGCTGGAACCCTTTGCTCAGCGCCACGCTGTTTGCACTGGCAGGTTCGCTGTTTTTCGCGCAGTCGTGGAGTGAGCGGCGCATCTCGCGGGAGGCTGTGATCGGTGCAGTGTTTTTGACCTTCTCGGCGTTGACGGTGTTGCTGGCGTCAAAGGGTGCTCACGGGATGGAGGAGGTACAGCACCTGCTGGCTGGCGACATCCTTGCCGTTGCTCCCGAAGAGGTGTGGCGAATCTGGATTCTGGGCGTGCTGGTGCTGGTGGCGTTTCTGCTGCTGCGTAAAGAGTTTTTGCTGGTGGCTTTCGATGCGGAGACGGCGCAGGCGCTGGGGTATCGCACCCGCTGGTGGGAGTTTGCCTTCTACCTGATGTTGGGTGGTCTCATCGGCGCAGTCATCCATCTGGTGGGCCTGGTGTTGATATTCGGCTATCTGGTGTTACCTGCGATGGGTGCCCTCATGCTATGCCGTCACGTGGCCTCGGCAGCAGTGGTTGCTATCGTCAACGCGCTACTGGCAACGGTAGCAGGGCTGCTTATCTCGGTGGTGTTTGACCTGCCCACCACCGCCACCATACTGGCGCTGATGAGTGCGATTGCGGCACTGGAAGGGCTGGCGAGTGCGGCGTTCAGCCATTCGGCGCGGTAA
- a CDS encoding metal ABC transporter ATP-binding protein, with translation MSARHEPLVRFQKVQLGYGRQVVLENVQLDIFRGDFFGLVGPNGSGKTTLLRCLLGILKPLVGEVTRSAGLRIGYVPQREMLDPLFPLTALDIVLMGRYPRAGVFRSPRRADRDFAMQCLQQVGLADAAHKLYRELSGGQRQRVLIARALAVEPNLLVLDEPTNGLDLPTEAAILGLIERLHAESGLTIVLVSHVLNVVARYATRMGVLLDGRLLAGDAEGLMQEQVLEEAYGVPVCVQRLDHHYIVAVREMEEACGDE, from the coding sequence ATGAGCGCGAGACATGAACCGCTGGTTCGGTTTCAAAAGGTGCAGCTGGGCTATGGGCGGCAGGTGGTGCTGGAGAACGTACAGCTGGATATCTTTCGGGGGGATTTCTTCGGTTTGGTGGGGCCCAACGGCTCCGGCAAGACCACCCTGTTGCGCTGTCTGCTGGGCATCCTGAAGCCCCTGGTCGGAGAGGTGACGCGCTCAGCGGGTTTGCGCATCGGGTATGTGCCACAACGGGAGATGCTGGACCCGCTGTTCCCTCTGACCGCGCTGGACATCGTACTGATGGGGCGGTATCCGCGTGCGGGTGTCTTCCGCTCACCTCGACGCGCTGACCGCGACTTTGCCATGCAGTGCCTGCAACAGGTGGGTTTGGCGGACGCCGCCCATAAGCTCTATCGCGAGTTATCGGGTGGACAGCGACAGCGGGTGCTGATTGCCCGTGCGCTGGCGGTGGAACCCAACCTGCTGGTTCTGGACGAGCCGACCAACGGGCTCGACCTGCCGACCGAAGCGGCGATTCTGGGGCTTATCGAGCGGTTACACGCGGAAAGCGGTTTGACCATTGTGCTGGTGAGCCATGTGCTGAACGTGGTGGCGCGTTACGCCACGCGCATGGGTGTGTTGCTGGATGGTCGGCTGCTGGCAGGCGATGCGGAGGGGCTCATGCAGGAACAGGTGCTGGAGGAGGCGTACGGCGTGCCTGTGTGTGTGCAGCGGCTGGACCACCATTACATCGTAGCGGTGCGCGAGATGGAGGAGGCGTGTGGCGATGAGTGA
- a CDS encoding metal ABC transporter substrate-binding protein gives MKRWWIALLTLASLPAAAQVRVVTTFTDLADIVKQIGGSHVKVSALARPQDDYHLVTPRPSMALDLSRARLFVRVGMDLDRWADDLLVAARNASILRGASGYVDCSVGVKKLEVPTGRVDPSMGDIHIYGNPHYLFDPANAKVAARNILEGLKRVDPANAQEYQRRYEAFVLRVDEHLKRWQQVLAPYKGTPVVVYHKSLPYFLQRFGLQELATVEPKPGIPPSPGYLREVIARMKNAGCKVILIEHFRPRRFPDAIARETGAKVVVLPAAVGAEGTTDYFSMIDAMVSRIAAALAEAR, from the coding sequence ATGAAGCGGTGGTGGATAGCTTTGCTGACACTGGCCTCTCTGCCCGCGGCAGCGCAGGTGCGGGTGGTGACGACTTTCACCGACCTGGCGGACATCGTGAAGCAGATAGGTGGTTCGCATGTAAAGGTGAGCGCGCTGGCTCGTCCGCAGGATGACTACCATCTGGTGACCCCTCGCCCGAGCATGGCGCTGGATCTGTCGCGCGCCAGGCTGTTTGTACGGGTGGGTATGGATTTGGACCGGTGGGCGGACGACCTGCTGGTCGCCGCGCGAAATGCCTCTATCCTGCGAGGGGCAAGCGGCTACGTGGATTGCTCGGTAGGGGTGAAGAAGCTGGAGGTACCCACCGGGCGGGTGGACCCGTCCATGGGAGATATCCACATCTACGGCAACCCGCATTATCTGTTCGACCCCGCTAACGCTAAAGTCGCGGCGCGGAATATCCTGGAGGGCTTGAAACGGGTAGACCCGGCAAACGCACAGGAGTATCAGCGTCGGTATGAGGCGTTCGTCCTGCGCGTGGATGAGCACCTGAAACGCTGGCAGCAGGTTCTGGCACCCTACAAAGGCACGCCTGTGGTGGTCTACCACAAGAGTCTGCCTTACTTCCTGCAACGTTTCGGGCTACAGGAGCTGGCAACGGTAGAACCCAAGCCCGGCATTCCACCCTCCCCCGGCTACCTGCGCGAGGTGATTGCCCGGATGAAGAACGCAGGGTGCAAAGTGATTTTGATAGAGCACTTCCGTCCGCGTCGCTTCCCGGACGCCATCGCCCGCGAGACGGGGGCAAAGGTGGTGGTGCTGCCTGCAGCGGTGGGCGCGGAAGGCACCACAGACTATTTCAGCATGATCGACGCAATGGTGAGCCGCATCGCCGCCGCGCTGGCGGAGGCAAGGTAA
- a CDS encoding ribulokinase, which yields MQPKYVIGLDYGTNSVRTLVVRVHDGYEAGTHVFDYPHGDSGILLDSSDPNLARQHPADYLQGAEVSVRAALEDARRNDPDFSPERIIGIGVDTTGSTPLPVDENGVPLAFHERFKDNLNAMAWLWKDHTSTQEAVTITETAAKMRPQYLAKCGNSYSSEWFWAKVWHCLQTDPDVFDAAYTWVECADWIPAVLTGNDHPSRILRGVCAAGHKALYNPQWGGLPDKEFLAALHPKLAELRDRLYDVAYTSDHPAGRLTEEWAQKLGLPAGIPVAVGAFDAHLGGVGAGIKPGTLVKIIGTSCCDMMVVPNTEPLADIPGTTGIVDGSILPGYFGIELGQSAFGDIYNWFVNYIEPGGPDLGSHEALTVKAQQLKPGQSGLLALDWNNGNRSILGDQRLVGLLVGQTLHTTPEEVYRALIEATCFGSLVIMNQLEKYGVAIRDVIACGGVAEKNPLVLQILADVSGRTIRLARSSQTCALGAAIAGAVVAGKEAGGYASFEEAQAAMCGLKDVVYEPNPQAHAVYRELFALYKDLHDAFGTREWQGNLHHVMKRLIDIRTAARQGA from the coding sequence ATGCAACCCAAATACGTGATTGGGCTGGACTACGGTACCAACTCGGTACGCACCCTCGTGGTGCGGGTACACGATGGATATGAGGCGGGCACGCACGTCTTCGATTATCCACACGGCGATTCGGGCATCCTGCTGGACAGCTCCGACCCCAACCTCGCCCGCCAGCACCCGGCAGACTACCTGCAGGGCGCAGAGGTGTCGGTGCGTGCCGCGCTGGAAGACGCCCGCCGCAATGACCCCGACTTCTCTCCGGAGCGCATCATCGGTATCGGCGTGGACACCACCGGCAGCACGCCTCTGCCCGTAGACGAAAACGGCGTGCCGCTCGCCTTCCATGAGCGGTTCAAGGACAACCTGAACGCCATGGCATGGCTGTGGAAAGACCATACCTCCACTCAGGAGGCGGTCACCATTACCGAAACCGCCGCGAAGATGCGCCCGCAGTATCTGGCTAAGTGCGGCAACTCCTACTCCTCCGAGTGGTTCTGGGCGAAGGTGTGGCACTGCCTCCAAACCGACCCCGATGTGTTCGACGCCGCTTACACCTGGGTGGAGTGCGCCGACTGGATACCCGCCGTGCTGACCGGCAACGACCATCCCTCGCGGATCCTGCGGGGCGTATGTGCTGCTGGGCACAAGGCGCTGTATAACCCGCAATGGGGCGGCTTGCCCGACAAGGAGTTCCTCGCGGCACTGCACCCGAAGCTGGCAGAACTGCGCGACCGCCTGTACGATGTCGCCTACACCTCCGACCATCCTGCCGGTCGCCTTACGGAGGAGTGGGCGCAGAAGCTGGGCTTGCCGGCGGGTATTCCGGTGGCAGTCGGGGCATTCGATGCTCATCTGGGCGGCGTTGGCGCAGGTATCAAGCCGGGCACGCTGGTCAAGATTATCGGCACCTCCTGCTGTGACATGATGGTGGTGCCCAACACCGAGCCTCTGGCGGATATTCCGGGCACTACCGGCATCGTAGACGGTTCCATACTGCCCGGCTACTTCGGAATCGAGCTGGGGCAGAGCGCGTTCGGCGACATCTATAACTGGTTTGTGAACTACATCGAACCGGGAGGGCCCGATTTGGGTTCGCACGAAGCGCTGACCGTGAAAGCGCAGCAACTGAAACCAGGGCAGTCGGGCTTGCTGGCGCTGGACTGGAACAACGGCAACCGCTCGATCCTGGGCGACCAGCGGCTGGTGGGTCTGCTTGTCGGGCAAACACTCCACACCACGCCCGAAGAGGTCTACCGTGCGCTCATCGAAGCCACCTGCTTCGGCTCGCTGGTGATTATGAACCAGCTGGAGAAGTACGGTGTGGCGATTCGGGACGTCATCGCCTGCGGAGGCGTCGCGGAGAAGAACCCCCTGGTGCTGCAGATACTGGCGGACGTGAGCGGGCGCACCATTCGGCTGGCACGCTCATCGCAAACCTGCGCGCTGGGCGCGGCGATTGCAGGCGCGGTGGTTGCTGGTAAGGAGGCGGGCGGTTATGCCTCCTTTGAAGAGGCGCAGGCGGCGATGTGCGGGCTGAAAGATGTGGTCTACGAGCCAAACCCGCAGGCGCACGCGGTGTACCGCGAGCTGTTCGCGCTGTATAAAGACCTGCACGACGCCTTCGGCACGCGCGAGTGGCAGGGCAACCTGCACCACGTGATGAAGCGACTGATCGACATCCGCACCGCGGCGAGGCAGGGTGCTTAG
- a CDS encoding substrate-binding domain-containing protein — MKRIAVALAFVALLVCVGCGKKQEQTGQAPETAGKKKWVIGMSQCNLGEPWRVQMNKDIEEAAKQHADEIEVIFKDAQNKTEVQQAQVREFIQMGVDLLIISPKEARPLTKPVAEAYQKGIPVIVLDRKVEGDQYTCFIGADNVKIGREAGKYLVKLLGGKGKVVELKGLMTSTPGQERHKGFMEGIAGSQIEIIFDADCQWLEPIAQREMQSALARFPQIDAVYAHNDPSAHGAYLAARQEGKGREKTIKFIGIDALPHEGVRYVREGILTATFEYPTGGKEAIEVALKILKGEQVPKNITLGTRIFTKENVDKGGEPL; from the coding sequence ATGAAACGCATTGCAGTCGCACTGGCTTTTGTCGCGCTGCTGGTGTGCGTGGGATGCGGGAAGAAGCAGGAGCAGACGGGGCAGGCGCCGGAAACAGCGGGCAAGAAGAAGTGGGTTATCGGCATGTCGCAGTGCAATCTGGGCGAGCCCTGGCGTGTGCAGATGAACAAGGACATCGAAGAGGCTGCCAAACAGCACGCTGACGAGATTGAGGTCATCTTCAAGGACGCCCAGAACAAGACGGAAGTGCAGCAGGCGCAGGTGCGCGAGTTCATCCAGATGGGTGTGGACCTGCTCATCATCAGCCCGAAGGAGGCGCGTCCGCTCACCAAGCCGGTGGCAGAGGCGTATCAAAAAGGCATTCCCGTCATCGTGCTGGACCGCAAGGTGGAAGGTGACCAGTATACCTGCTTCATCGGGGCAGACAACGTGAAAATCGGTCGCGAGGCGGGCAAGTATCTGGTGAAGCTGCTGGGCGGCAAGGGCAAGGTGGTGGAGCTGAAGGGATTGATGACCTCCACACCCGGACAGGAGCGGCACAAGGGCTTTATGGAAGGCATCGCCGGCTCGCAGATCGAGATTATCTTCGACGCCGACTGCCAGTGGCTGGAGCCGATTGCGCAGCGGGAGATGCAGTCTGCGCTGGCGCGCTTCCCGCAGATCGACGCTGTGTATGCCCACAACGACCCCAGTGCGCACGGGGCATACCTTGCCGCGCGACAGGAGGGTAAAGGGCGCGAGAAAACCATCAAGTTCATCGGTATCGACGCCCTGCCCCATGAGGGGGTGCGCTACGTGAGAGAGGGCATCCTGACAGCTACCTTCGAGTATCCGACCGGCGGCAAGGAGGCGATAGAGGTCGCACTGAAGATACTTAAGGGTGAGCAGGTTCCCAAGAACATCACGCTGGGCACGCGCATCTTCACCAAGGAGAACGTGGACAAAGGCGGCGAGCCCTTATGA